From Planctomycetota bacterium, a single genomic window includes:
- a CDS encoding aldehyde dehydrogenase family protein has protein sequence MTIAWHQPADLLGGAWIEHPPDGLTSCNPARPHEAVWRGSSSVAHVDRAVESARGAFAEWSAWTHERRAGVLRRFGALAREHEAALADAIRDEVGKVAWDAKAEAQLIAQKVDITLDDSAHAGLARVRGFELALAPGRVGRCWFRPHGVMAVVGPFNFPAHLPNGHIVPALLMGNTVVFKPSDKAPLVGQMLATLLHAALCEAGAPRGVLNLVQGGADVASRIVAHEHIDGVLFTGSWPVGRRIMQANLDRPGRILALEMGGNNAVVVLDDADLARAASEIVRSAFISAGQRCTCARRVIVQRGAADRLIPAICRGASRLIIGDPGASHPVFIGPLISRESRDHVLRQVADLTRAGGSLLVEPRPVESDAGGFFLSPGVMRVERFERDGATAPDGKIRSPGSDVEVFGPFLRVCVVQTEDEAIEQANATDFGLAASIFTRRPDAAARFRERVRAGCVNWNTGTAGASSKLPFGGLGLSGNHRPAGAFALDYCAYPVAGLDDDAPLAPPPGMMFDPAWLEADA, from the coding sequence GTGACGATCGCGTGGCACCAGCCGGCCGACCTGCTCGGCGGGGCGTGGATCGAGCACCCGCCGGACGGGCTGACGTCGTGCAACCCCGCCCGCCCGCACGAGGCGGTGTGGCGCGGGTCGAGCAGCGTGGCGCACGTCGATCGCGCGGTGGAATCGGCGCGCGGGGCGTTCGCCGAATGGAGCGCCTGGACGCACGAGCGCCGCGCGGGCGTGCTGCGCCGGTTCGGCGCGCTGGCGCGCGAGCACGAGGCCGCGCTGGCCGACGCCATCCGCGACGAGGTCGGCAAGGTTGCGTGGGACGCGAAGGCCGAGGCGCAGCTCATCGCGCAGAAGGTGGACATCACGCTCGACGACTCGGCGCACGCGGGGCTGGCGCGCGTCCGCGGGTTTGAGCTCGCGCTCGCCCCGGGGCGCGTCGGGCGATGCTGGTTCCGCCCGCACGGCGTGATGGCGGTGGTGGGGCCGTTCAACTTTCCCGCGCACCTGCCCAACGGGCACATCGTGCCCGCGCTGCTCATGGGCAACACGGTGGTGTTCAAGCCCTCCGACAAGGCCCCGCTCGTGGGGCAGATGCTCGCGACGCTGCTCCACGCCGCGCTCTGCGAGGCCGGCGCGCCCCGGGGCGTGCTCAACCTCGTGCAGGGCGGCGCCGACGTCGCGTCGCGCATCGTGGCGCACGAGCACATCGACGGCGTGCTCTTCACCGGGTCGTGGCCCGTCGGCCGGCGCATCATGCAGGCGAACCTTGACCGCCCGGGGCGCATCCTCGCGCTCGAGATGGGCGGCAACAACGCGGTCGTCGTCCTCGACGACGCCGACCTTGCCCGGGCCGCGTCCGAGATCGTGCGGTCCGCGTTCATCTCCGCCGGGCAGCGCTGCACGTGCGCGCGCCGCGTGATCGTGCAGCGGGGCGCGGCGGACCGCCTCATCCCCGCCATCTGCCGGGGTGCGTCGCGCCTCATCATCGGCGACCCCGGGGCGTCACACCCGGTCTTCATCGGCCCGCTCATCTCGCGCGAATCGCGCGACCACGTGCTGCGCCAGGTCGCGGACCTGACCCGCGCGGGCGGGTCGCTGCTCGTCGAGCCCCGCCCCGTCGAGAGCGACGCCGGCGGGTTCTTCCTGTCACCGGGCGTCATGCGCGTCGAACGCTTCGAGCGCGACGGCGCGACGGCCCCCGACGGGAAGATCCGTTCGCCGGGGTCCGATGTCGAGGTGTTCGGCCCGTTCCTGCGCGTGTGCGTCGTCCAGACCGAGGACGAGGCGATCGAGCAGGCCAACGCGACCGACTTCGGGCTCGCCGCGTCGATCTTCACGCGCCGCCCCGACGCCGCGGCACGCTTCCGCGAGCGCGTGCGCGCCGGCTGCGTCAACTGGAACACGGGCACCGCGGGCGCGAGTTCCAAGCTGCCCTTCGGCGGGCTGGGCCTATCCGGTAATCACCGCCCCGCCGGCGCGTTCGCGCTCGACTACTGCGCGTACCCGGTCGCCGGGCTCGACGACGACGCCCCGCTCGCGCCGCCCCCGGGCATGATGTTCGACCCCGCCTGGCTGGAAGCCGACGCGTGA
- a CDS encoding arginine N-succinyltransferase, producing the protein MFLVRRSKPDDVSTLVKLAKMVYFVNLPPNEPIIQAKIEQSTRCFRKAAGVPVEAAHGRRRRSHRSGAGWADAGDDSELFMLTIEDTHTRGVIGTSQVRAHQGGPGNPNWTFKISEKAFRSERLGWGSTHKVGQLYGDESGPTEIGGLIIQPSYRGHPARPGRLLSFARFHWMALHRAAFADRVLAEMMGPVSEEGDNVFWDHFGRKFIPVRFGEADRFCQHNRGFISDLLPKEEIYLSLFPLEVQNQIGVVGRDTLPALRLLESLGFRNRGFVDPFDGGPHLDAPTDDIPLVRETRRLTAGKAADAPRRTARGIVSSLDKDGEFRCTEDWVELTDDGVRLSAEAMDLLRVKAGAEIGVTPLKGIVPDELPHEGAGAQTPVRPARAKATRAKASTARAGRTARPGARTRA; encoded by the coding sequence ATGTTCCTCGTCCGTCGATCGAAGCCAGACGACGTTTCGACGCTGGTGAAACTGGCGAAGATGGTGTATTTCGTCAACCTGCCGCCGAACGAGCCGATCATCCAGGCGAAGATCGAGCAGTCGACGCGGTGTTTCCGCAAGGCCGCCGGCGTGCCGGTGGAAGCCGCCCACGGGCGGCGTCGGCGCTCGCACCGTTCGGGCGCCGGCTGGGCCGATGCGGGCGACGACTCCGAGCTGTTCATGCTCACGATCGAGGACACGCACACGCGGGGCGTGATCGGCACGTCGCAGGTGCGCGCCCACCAGGGCGGCCCGGGCAACCCGAACTGGACGTTCAAAATCTCCGAGAAGGCCTTCCGCTCCGAGCGCCTCGGCTGGGGCAGCACGCACAAGGTCGGGCAGTTGTACGGCGATGAATCCGGCCCCACCGAGATCGGCGGGCTCATCATCCAGCCGTCCTATCGCGGGCACCCCGCGCGCCCGGGCCGCCTGCTGTCGTTCGCACGCTTCCACTGGATGGCCCTGCATCGGGCCGCGTTCGCCGACCGCGTGCTGGCCGAGATGATGGGCCCGGTGTCCGAAGAGGGCGACAACGTCTTCTGGGACCACTTCGGGCGCAAGTTCATCCCGGTGCGCTTCGGCGAGGCCGACCGGTTCTGCCAGCACAACCGGGGGTTCATCTCCGATCTGCTGCCGAAAGAGGAGATCTACCTGTCGCTGTTCCCGCTGGAAGTGCAGAACCAGATCGGCGTCGTCGGGCGCGACACGCTGCCGGCGCTGCGGCTGCTCGAGAGCCTGGGGTTCCGCAACCGCGGGTTCGTCGATCCGTTCGACGGCGGGCCGCACCTCGACGCGCCGACCGATGACATCCCGCTCGTGCGTGAGACGCGCCGCCTGACGGCCGGCAAGGCCGCCGACGCCCCGCGACGCACCGCCCGCGGGATCGTGAGCAGCCTCGACAAGGACGGCGAGTTCCGCTGCACCGAAGACTGGGTCGAACTCACCGACGACGGCGTGCGCCTGAGCGCCGAGGCGATGGACCTGCTCCGCGTGAAGGCGGGCGCCGAGATCGGCGTGACGCCCCTCAAGGGCATCGTGCCCGACGAACTCCCGCACGAGGGCGCGGGCGCGCAGACGCCCGTGCGACCCGCCCGCGCGAAGGCGACGCGCGCGAAGGCGTCGACCGCACGCGCGGGGCGCACCGCGAGGCCCGGCGCGAGGACGCGGGCGTGA
- a CDS encoding aminotransferase class III-fold pyridoxal phosphate-dependent enzyme, which yields MHAPAAHAAPPASTTQASQLRHSSAVRAAIDAIVAEVRRQSALLTGERPPNPGLRQSYDELLQTAADVRGRALLYPCVGSGLGNGPLVELADGSVKWDMICGIGVHFFGHSDADLVGQALAAGLDDVVKHGNLLSNAEAFTFAQTLLSLAKRASRLKYSYLATSGAMANENALKVCMQKRGGAPRVLAFQDCFMGRSITMAQIGDTPDYRQGLPLSTLVDYMPFYDAVAAERMGATRFIDMSVKHLEQYLHRYPGQHACFIFELVQGEGGFNVGNRDFFKALMDVCRAHQVPIWDDEIQTFGRTPRMFAYELFDLGEYVDVFCVGKMTQACATLFTEEFNPKAGLLSGTFTGEGVSFRVGTRVLERLRDGPFYGDSGEFARHHDTFRRLSRELIARRPEWFPPVPALGGGGDALAGGTGGMMRLTPFGGDKARINAACRACFDEGLILFYCGHGPYHLRMLPPLPVMREEHWSRVFGCLERGLAKVAV from the coding sequence ATGCACGCCCCCGCCGCCCACGCCGCCCCGCCCGCTTCCACCACGCAGGCATCGCAACTGCGCCACAGCTCCGCGGTGCGTGCGGCGATCGACGCGATCGTCGCCGAGGTGCGCCGGCAGTCGGCCTTGCTCACCGGCGAACGCCCGCCCAACCCTGGCCTGCGCCAGTCGTACGACGAGCTGCTCCAGACCGCGGCCGACGTCCGCGGACGCGCGCTGCTCTACCCCTGCGTCGGCTCCGGGCTCGGCAACGGCCCGCTGGTCGAACTCGCCGACGGGTCGGTGAAGTGGGACATGATCTGCGGCATCGGCGTGCACTTCTTCGGGCATTCCGACGCCGACCTCGTCGGGCAGGCCCTCGCCGCCGGGCTCGACGACGTCGTGAAGCACGGCAATCTCCTGTCGAACGCCGAGGCGTTCACGTTCGCGCAGACGCTGCTCTCGCTCGCGAAGCGCGCCAGCCGCCTGAAGTACTCGTACCTCGCCACGAGCGGCGCGATGGCGAACGAGAACGCTCTGAAGGTGTGCATGCAGAAGCGCGGAGGGGCCCCGCGCGTCCTGGCGTTCCAGGACTGCTTCATGGGGCGGTCGATCACGATGGCGCAGATCGGCGACACGCCGGACTATCGCCAGGGCCTCCCGCTCAGCACGCTCGTGGACTACATGCCCTTCTACGACGCCGTCGCCGCCGAGCGCATGGGCGCCACGCGGTTCATCGACATGAGCGTGAAGCACCTGGAGCAGTACCTGCACCGCTACCCCGGGCAGCACGCGTGCTTCATCTTTGAGCTCGTGCAGGGCGAGGGCGGGTTCAACGTGGGGAATCGCGACTTCTTCAAGGCGCTCATGGACGTCTGCCGCGCCCACCAGGTGCCCATCTGGGACGACGAGATCCAGACCTTCGGACGCACGCCCCGGATGTTCGCGTACGAGCTCTTCGACCTGGGCGAGTACGTCGACGTCTTCTGCGTCGGCAAGATGACGCAGGCGTGCGCGACGCTCTTCACCGAGGAGTTCAACCCCAAGGCCGGGCTGCTCTCGGGCACGTTCACCGGCGAGGGTGTCTCGTTCCGCGTCGGCACGCGCGTTCTGGAACGCCTGCGCGACGGCCCGTTCTACGGCGACTCAGGCGAGTTCGCGCGCCACCACGACACCTTCCGCCGCCTCTCGCGCGAGCTCATCGCGCGACGCCCCGAATGGTTCCCGCCCGTCCCCGCGCTGGGCGGCGGGGGCGACGCGCTCGCCGGCGGCACGGGCGGCATGATGCGCCTCACGCCCTTCGGGGGCGACAAGGCCAGGATCAACGCCGCCTGCCGCGCGTGCTTCGACGAGGGGCTCATCCTGTTCTACTGCGGGCACGGCCCGTACCACCTGCGCATGCTCCCGCCGCTCCCCGTCATGCGCGAGGAGCACTGGTCCCGCGTCTTCGGCTGCCTCGAGCGCGGCTTGGCGAAGGTGGCGGTGTAG
- a CDS encoding M20/M25/M40 family metallo-hydrolase, with product MTLSTAEHDLSRRAAQRSASMLADLRSLVAIPTGMHHAPGLDDTRAWFESRLRALGAAIEHVPGDSRPAWIERAGANSSAPPTAVCRRPDDRAPGMRILLSGHLDTVHDPRGPFRELTLSADGRTGFGPGCADMKGGLVVALHALEVLHEAGVPISWSFVLNSDEEVGSYCSDRALRAEAARHDVGLVFEPALPDGGLVVERPGSGQFYIETGGVAAHVGRDFRKGVSAIVSMAECVRAVHDLVDVDRGKIASIGVIEGGVATNIVPDSCHAWGNVRFKNAEIEAELASGLDDLARPNAVASVRVERSFNRPSKPATPGTMTLAEMARDVAQGLGQQLPFGSTGGVCDGNTLQAAGLPTIDTLGVRGGGLHTTDEWIEVASLVERCQLASVLLARLASRGGPTRMA from the coding sequence ATGACCCTCTCGACCGCCGAACATGATCTCTCGCGGCGTGCGGCGCAGCGGAGCGCGTCCATGCTCGCCGACCTGCGCTCGCTGGTCGCGATCCCCACGGGGATGCACCACGCGCCCGGCCTGGACGACACCCGCGCGTGGTTCGAATCGCGCCTGCGGGCGCTCGGCGCGGCCATCGAGCATGTGCCCGGCGATTCGCGCCCGGCGTGGATCGAGCGGGCGGGAGCGAACTCGAGCGCGCCGCCCACCGCCGTCTGCCGGCGTCCCGACGACCGCGCCCCGGGCATGCGCATCCTGCTCAGCGGGCACCTCGACACCGTGCACGACCCGCGCGGGCCATTCCGGGAGTTGACCCTGAGCGCCGACGGGCGGACGGGCTTCGGGCCGGGCTGCGCCGACATGAAGGGCGGGCTCGTCGTGGCGCTGCACGCGCTCGAGGTGCTGCACGAGGCCGGCGTGCCGATATCCTGGTCCTTCGTCCTGAACTCCGATGAGGAGGTCGGGTCGTACTGCTCGGACCGCGCGCTGCGCGCCGAGGCCGCTCGGCACGACGTCGGGCTTGTCTTCGAGCCCGCCCTCCCCGACGGGGGCCTGGTGGTCGAGCGTCCGGGCAGCGGGCAGTTCTACATCGAGACCGGCGGCGTGGCGGCCCACGTCGGGCGCGACTTCCGCAAGGGCGTGTCCGCGATCGTCTCGATGGCCGAGTGCGTCCGCGCCGTGCACGACCTCGTCGACGTCGATCGGGGCAAGATCGCGAGCATCGGCGTGATCGAGGGCGGCGTCGCCACGAACATCGTGCCGGACAGTTGCCACGCGTGGGGAAACGTCCGGTTCAAGAACGCGGAGATCGAGGCCGAACTCGCCTCGGGGCTCGATGATCTTGCCCGCCCGAACGCCGTCGCGAGCGTGCGCGTGGAGCGTTCGTTCAATCGCCCGTCAAAGCCCGCGACGCCCGGGACGATGACCCTGGCCGAAATGGCCCGCGACGTTGCGCAAGGCTTAGGGCAGCAACTCCCCTTCGGGTCTACCGGGGGCGTGTGCGACGGGAACACCCTGCAGGCCGCGGGACTCCCGACGATCGACACGCTGGGCGTGCGGGGCGGTGGGCTGCACACGACCGACGAATGGATCGAGGTCGCGAGCCTGGTGGAACGCTGCCAGCTCGCGTCGGTGCTGCTGGCCCGCCTGGCGTCCCGGGGCGGGCCGACGCGCATGGCCTGA
- a CDS encoding M48 family metallopeptidase codes for MVQVIVIALFVALHVHDDALVDAHTQPVAPWIVLAALGALWATLQGVAWRSARRMDRHGSVRAAFFAQRVHAVARLLAGAALVGAIVAGGWPEAVRARVGDLIAIDEILIVSPMFAFLLAAWWTIEPVERRLKEAVLWRHLHTGATLYPPMARGLFVWHQMRHSALLVLVPLTLVSAWQETVQVAASRMAGRLPGWAFEAAAWLGVGVVLVVTPAIVRVLWDTVPISAGELRDQAVGVCRRFGVRVRGPLLWRTHGSVANAAVLGVLYPFRYMLFTDALLEGLTREQVEGVVAHEVAHVKLNHMIWLALSLFATTFAAGWALWGLEMLLRPADPRAYDGPLSLGVLALAGLVFGFVSRRFERQADAFGALHLSGDAPVVTPEAGRAMGSALEGVASLNAIPPDRFSFRHGSIGGRIAHVRGLVGLPRGSLPIDRTVRRIKLATGIVIAGTVLAYAAMHLLEHAA; via the coding sequence GTGGTCCAGGTCATCGTGATTGCCCTCTTCGTCGCCCTGCACGTCCATGACGACGCGCTGGTCGATGCGCACACGCAGCCCGTCGCGCCCTGGATCGTCCTCGCGGCGCTCGGCGCGCTCTGGGCGACGCTCCAGGGCGTCGCGTGGCGGAGCGCCCGGCGCATGGACCGGCACGGCAGCGTGCGGGCGGCGTTCTTCGCGCAGCGCGTCCACGCCGTCGCCCGCCTCCTGGCCGGTGCCGCGCTTGTCGGCGCGATCGTCGCGGGCGGGTGGCCAGAGGCCGTGCGCGCCCGCGTCGGCGATCTCATCGCGATCGACGAGATCCTCATCGTGTCGCCGATGTTCGCGTTCCTGCTGGCGGCGTGGTGGACGATCGAGCCCGTCGAGCGACGGCTGAAGGAGGCCGTCCTCTGGCGCCACCTCCACACCGGTGCGACGCTGTACCCGCCGATGGCGCGCGGGCTCTTCGTGTGGCATCAGATGCGACACTCCGCGCTGCTGGTGCTCGTGCCCCTCACGCTCGTGTCGGCGTGGCAGGAGACGGTGCAGGTCGCGGCGTCGCGCATGGCGGGACGCCTGCCGGGGTGGGCCTTCGAGGCGGCGGCCTGGCTGGGCGTGGGCGTGGTGCTGGTCGTGACGCCCGCGATCGTCCGCGTGCTGTGGGACACCGTGCCGATCTCGGCCGGCGAGCTGCGCGACCAGGCGGTGGGAGTGTGCCGCCGATTCGGCGTGCGCGTGCGGGGCCCGCTGCTGTGGCGCACGCACGGGTCGGTCGCCAACGCCGCGGTGCTCGGCGTGCTGTACCCCTTCCGGTACATGCTGTTCACCGACGCGCTGCTGGAAGGCCTGACGCGCGAGCAGGTCGAGGGCGTGGTGGCGCACGAGGTGGCGCACGTGAAGCTCAACCACATGATCTGGCTCGCGCTGTCGCTGTTCGCGACGACGTTCGCGGCGGGGTGGGCGCTGTGGGGCCTAGAGATGCTGCTGCGCCCGGCGGACCCACGCGCGTACGACGGGCCGCTCTCGCTGGGCGTGCTCGCGCTCGCCGGGCTCGTGTTCGGGTTCGTCAGCCGCCGGTTCGAACGCCAGGCCGACGCCTTCGGGGCGCTGCACCTGTCGGGCGACGCGCCGGTCGTGACGCCCGAGGCCGGGCGGGCCATGGGCAGCGCGCTCGAGGGCGTGGCCAGCCTGAACGCGATCCCCCCGGACCGGTTCTCGTTCCGGCACGGATCCATCGGCGGGCGCATCGCCCACGTGCGCGGGCTGGTGGGCCTGCCGCGCGGCTCGCTGCCGATCGACCGCACCGTGCGCCGCATTAAACTGGCGACGGGCATCGTCATCGCGGGGACGGTCCTCGCGTACGCTGCGATGCACCTGCTGGAGCACGCCGCATGA
- the hrpA gene encoding ATP-dependent RNA helicase HrpA, translating to MNTARGDLLQRINACMVRDAARLRARLAAIAKNRVPAAIADFYATLERCEARASERARRVPALHFPEDLPVSRRREEIAAAVQAHQVVVVCGETGSGKTTQLPKICLELGRGVRGQIGHTQPRRIAARSVAARLAEEVGSRPGDLVGYKVRFGDHAGPGALVKVMTDGVLLAEVTGDRLLQAYDTIIVDEAHERSLNIDFLLGYLRTLLSRRPDLKVIITSATIDPERFSRHFGDAPIIRVEGRTYPVEVLYRPPHEEGLDERDEEMQVEIVRAIDEAASYGPGDVLVFLSGEREIRETAESLEKHRFPGGGPTEVLPLFARLSAEEQLRVFRPHEGRRIVLSTNVAETSLTVPGIRSVVDTGVARISRYSPRTKVQRLEVEAVSRASADQRLGRCGRLGPGVCVRLYSEDDYAARPQFTDPEILRTNLASVILQMLSLGLGSIDEFPFIDPPDSRMIKDGYETLAEIGAVDADKKITPLGRELSRLPIDPRFGRMLLAARDEPGCCLADVLVIVAGLSVQDPRERPLEKQAQADEAHGAFRDATSDFLSMLRLWDWYHERAGVLTSGKLRRACRDSFVSFVRLREWEDIHRQLVELLVEAHEAPRGRRDWEKHPPLPPAPQGTEKPDAATKRRVEAIHRALLSGLLSNVGLKGESGEYSGVRGLKFSIFPGSALFKNGPRWIMGAELVRTARLYARACAPTDPASIEHAAAHLVSKSHSDPHWDARSGRVMAFERVSLFGLDLVVRRRVHYAPVNLPVAREIFIRDALVEGAMLTDAPFFDHNHGLVRQVRDMEARSRRAHLLADPIRRFEFYDQRLPPTVASAHDLNEWLRTRKGADRDVLHMSVEHVLEPGAALPRRDDFPDALEFGSAILPLEYRLEPGQPTDGVTIRVPLEAITSISSERLHWLVPGHLREKVETLLKGLLKDVRRLLPPAGEAADACLPLLTFGEGSLFEQLRRAVRTRFGVDVPRDALERAPLPDFLRMRVEVIDADGRVLAADRDLGQIRAALASFMRAQAVGEIARGAEAFNRDGLTTWDFGDLPERVEIERYGTIFVAYPGLVDRLTSVSLRLFDHAENAARESRAGLRRLFMLDAEGEVRRATHRHPDVERLSALAAILGDPRVFRAAFNELVVERALGSTQRLPRTKDEFTGASRRAVSNLGASVRECADACELVLRGAQAVLSRLSGRVPAAWSESVEDMRGQLAAMLPPNFPIATPWDSLRHLPRYLAAIDLRLQRLAGQGVARDIQRMREVMPIWRGYLELTKRERELGLDPARVREFRWLVEELRVSLFAQELRTPVPVSVRRLHEAWEAIVKV from the coding sequence GTGAACACGGCACGGGGCGATCTCCTCCAGCGCATCAACGCCTGCATGGTCCGCGATGCGGCGCGACTCCGCGCCCGCCTCGCGGCCATCGCGAAGAACCGAGTCCCCGCCGCGATCGCTGACTTCTACGCGACGCTCGAGCGCTGCGAGGCCCGGGCTTCCGAGCGCGCGCGACGCGTCCCTGCGCTGCACTTTCCCGAAGACCTGCCCGTGTCGCGCCGGCGCGAGGAGATCGCCGCGGCCGTGCAGGCGCACCAGGTCGTCGTCGTGTGCGGCGAAACGGGCTCGGGCAAGACCACGCAGTTGCCGAAGATCTGCCTCGAACTCGGGCGGGGCGTGCGCGGGCAGATCGGGCACACCCAGCCCCGGCGCATCGCCGCACGCAGCGTGGCGGCACGCCTCGCCGAGGAAGTCGGCTCGCGCCCGGGCGACCTCGTCGGGTACAAGGTCCGCTTCGGCGATCACGCCGGCCCGGGCGCGCTCGTCAAGGTCATGACCGACGGCGTGCTGCTCGCGGAAGTGACCGGCGACCGCCTGCTGCAGGCGTACGACACGATCATCGTCGACGAGGCGCACGAACGCTCGCTCAACATCGACTTCCTGCTCGGCTACCTCCGCACGCTGCTGAGCCGGCGCCCGGACCTCAAGGTGATCATCACCTCCGCGACGATCGATCCCGAGCGCTTCAGCCGGCACTTCGGCGATGCGCCGATCATCCGCGTGGAGGGGCGAACCTACCCGGTGGAGGTGCTGTACAGGCCGCCGCACGAGGAGGGGCTCGACGAGCGCGACGAGGAGATGCAGGTCGAGATCGTGCGCGCCATCGACGAAGCGGCGTCGTACGGCCCCGGCGACGTGCTCGTCTTCCTCTCCGGCGAGCGAGAGATCCGCGAGACGGCCGAATCGCTCGAGAAGCACCGGTTCCCGGGGGGCGGGCCCACCGAGGTGCTCCCGCTCTTCGCACGACTCTCGGCCGAGGAGCAACTGCGGGTCTTCCGCCCGCACGAGGGGCGCCGGATCGTGCTCTCGACGAACGTCGCGGAGACATCGCTCACGGTGCCGGGCATCCGAAGCGTGGTCGATACCGGGGTCGCGCGCATCAGCCGCTACTCGCCCCGCACGAAGGTGCAGCGCCTCGAGGTCGAGGCGGTCTCCCGCGCGAGCGCCGACCAGCGCCTCGGGCGGTGCGGGCGCCTGGGCCCGGGCGTGTGCGTGCGTCTGTACAGCGAGGACGACTACGCGGCGCGTCCGCAGTTCACCGACCCCGAGATCCTGCGGACGAACCTCGCGAGCGTGATCCTGCAGATGCTCTCGCTGGGCCTGGGCTCCATCGACGAGTTCCCGTTCATCGATCCGCCCGATTCGCGCATGATCAAGGACGGGTACGAGACGCTCGCGGAGATCGGCGCCGTCGACGCCGACAAGAAGATCACGCCGCTCGGGCGAGAACTCTCGCGCCTGCCGATCGACCCGCGCTTCGGGCGGATGCTGCTGGCGGCCCGCGACGAGCCCGGCTGCTGCCTGGCGGACGTGCTCGTCATCGTGGCCGGGCTCTCGGTGCAGGACCCGCGCGAGCGACCCCTGGAGAAGCAGGCGCAGGCCGACGAGGCGCACGGGGCCTTCCGCGACGCGACGTCGGACTTCCTGTCGATGCTGCGCCTGTGGGACTGGTACCACGAGCGCGCGGGCGTGCTGACGTCGGGCAAGCTCCGGCGCGCGTGCCGCGATTCGTTCGTGTCGTTCGTGCGTCTGCGCGAGTGGGAGGACATCCACCGGCAACTGGTCGAGCTGCTCGTCGAGGCGCACGAGGCGCCGCGCGGCCGGCGCGACTGGGAGAAGCACCCGCCCCTCCCGCCCGCCCCGCAGGGCACCGAGAAGCCCGACGCCGCCACGAAGCGCCGCGTGGAGGCGATCCACCGCGCGCTGCTCTCGGGCCTGCTGTCGAACGTCGGGCTCAAGGGCGAGTCCGGCGAGTATTCCGGCGTGCGCGGGCTGAAGTTCTCGATTTTTCCCGGCTCGGCGCTGTTCAAGAACGGCCCGCGCTGGATCATGGGCGCCGAGCTCGTCCGCACCGCGCGCCTGTACGCGCGGGCGTGCGCGCCCACCGACCCGGCCTCGATCGAGCACGCCGCGGCGCACCTGGTATCGAAGTCGCACAGCGATCCGCACTGGGACGCGCGCAGCGGGCGGGTGATGGCCTTCGAGCGGGTGTCGCTCTTCGGGCTCGACCTGGTCGTGCGCCGGCGCGTGCACTACGCGCCGGTGAACCTGCCCGTGGCGCGCGAGATCTTCATCCGCGATGCGCTTGTCGAGGGCGCGATGCTCACCGACGCGCCGTTCTTCGACCACAACCACGGGCTTGTGCGCCAGGTGCGCGACATGGAGGCCCGGTCGCGCCGCGCGCACCTGCTGGCCGACCCCATCCGCCGGTTCGAGTTCTACGACCAGCGCCTGCCGCCGACGGTCGCGAGCGCGCACGACCTCAACGAGTGGCTGCGGACGCGCAAGGGCGCGGACCGCGACGTGCTGCACATGTCCGTCGAGCACGTCTTGGAGCCCGGGGCGGCGTTGCCGCGACGCGACGACTTCCCCGACGCGCTCGAGTTCGGCTCGGCGATCCTGCCGCTCGAGTACCGCCTCGAGCCCGGACAGCCCACGGACGGCGTGACGATCCGCGTGCCCCTGGAGGCGATCACCAGCATCTCGTCCGAGCGCCTGCACTGGCTCGTGCCCGGGCACCTGCGCGAGAAGGTCGAGACGCTCCTCAAGGGGCTGCTGAAGGACGTCCGCCGGCTGCTGCCCCCGGCGGGCGAGGCGGCGGACGCCTGCCTCCCCCTGCTGACGTTCGGCGAAGGATCGCTCTTCGAGCAGCTGCGCCGCGCGGTGCGCACCAGGTTCGGGGTCGATGTTCCGCGCGATGCGCTCGAGCGCGCGCCCCTGCCCGACTTCCTGCGCATGCGGGTCGAGGTGATCGACGCCGACGGGCGGGTTCTCGCGGCCGACCGCGACCTGGGGCAGATCAGGGCGGCCCTCGCGTCGTTCATGCGCGCGCAGGCCGTCGGGGAGATCGCGCGCGGCGCGGAGGCCTTCAACCGCGACGGGCTCACGACCTGGGACTTCGGCGACCTGCCCGAACGCGTCGAGATCGAGCGCTACGGCACGATCTTCGTGGCCTACCCCGGGCTGGTCGATCGCCTCACGAGCGTCTCGCTCCGCCTGTTCGACCACGCCGAGAACGCCGCCCGCGAGTCGCGCGCCGGGCTCCGCCGTCTCTTCATGCTCGACGCCGAGGGCGAGGTCCGGCGCGCCACGCACCGGCACCCGGACGTCGAACGCCTGTCGGCGCTCGCGGCGATCCTCGGCGACCCGCGCGTCTTCCGGGCGGCGTTCAACGAACTCGTCGTCGAGCGGGCGCTCGGCTCCACGCAGCGCCTCCCGCGCACGAAGGACGAGTTCACCGGCGCGTCGCGCCGGGCGGTCTCGAACCTCGGCGCGTCCGTGCGCGAGTGCGCGGACGCGTGCGAACTCGTGCTGCGCGGCGCGCAGGCGGTCCTGTCGCGCCTGTCGGGGCGGGTCCCCGCCGCGTGGAGCGAGAGCGTCGAGGACATGCGCGGGCAGCTCGCCGCGATGCTGCCCCCGAACTTCCCCATCGCAACCCCTTGGGACTCCCTCCGCCACCTGCCCCGCTACCTGGCGGCGATCGACCTGCGACTCCAGCGCCTCGCGGGGCAGGGCGTCGCGCGAGACATCCAGCGCATGCGCGAGGTGATGCCCATCTGGCGCGGCTATCTCGAGCTCACCAAGCGCGAGCGCGAGCTCGGGCTCGATCCCGCCCGCGTGCGCGAGTTCCGCTGGCTCGTAGAGGAACTGCGCGTCTCGCTCTTCGCGCAGGAACTCCGCACGCCCGTGCCCGTCTCGGTGCGGCGCCTGCACGAGGCGTGGGAGGCGATCGTCAAGGTCTGA